In Stieleria varia, one genomic interval encodes:
- a CDS encoding DUF3467 domain-containing protein, giving the protein MSSDSPEPAPQPEQPNPPLRARVPDHVAGGCFSTGAIVMTGPSEFIIDFLQTIGRPHKVAARIVIPHPVMPQFIDALSTNLEIYRSRFGDPQSPQQQPPDPNARRPTPQEIYDDLKMPDEVLSGTYANGVMIGHGATEFGLDFLTSFFPQSAVSCRVFVASGQVPRLLESLKGAVNQLEQRRQGGAAPPTPQPPPAPLPPPTPQAENQDAPPTDDPSDPDDDNPNDT; this is encoded by the coding sequence ATGTCATCTGACTCACCTGAACCTGCACCCCAGCCCGAACAGCCAAACCCACCGCTGCGTGCTCGAGTACCCGACCACGTCGCCGGCGGCTGTTTCAGTACCGGGGCGATCGTGATGACCGGTCCGAGTGAATTCATCATCGACTTTCTGCAGACGATCGGACGACCGCACAAAGTTGCCGCGCGGATCGTGATTCCACACCCGGTCATGCCTCAATTCATCGACGCGTTGTCGACCAATTTGGAAATCTATCGCAGTCGTTTCGGCGATCCACAATCGCCTCAGCAACAGCCACCTGACCCGAATGCCCGCCGCCCCACGCCTCAGGAAATCTACGACGACCTCAAGATGCCTGACGAAGTACTCAGTGGCACCTATGCCAACGGTGTCATGATCGGTCACGGCGCCACCGAGTTCGGATTGGACTTTTTGACAAGCTTCTTTCCGCAGTCCGCAGTCAGCTGCCGAGTCTTTGTCGCGTCAGGTCAAGTCCCACGATTGCTTGAATCGCTCAAGGGAGCTGTCAACCAACTGGAGCAACGACGCCAAGGCGGTGCGGCACCACCAACGCCCCAGCCGCCTCCAGCTCCCCTACCACCTCCAACGCCGCAGGCCGAGAACCAGGATGCTCCTCCTACGGACGACCCATCCGATCCCGACGACGACAATCCCAACGACACCTAG